The genomic interval CCCTGCACCTCGATCTCGAGGGGGCCGTCCAGGGGGATCACCAGCTGGGCGAAGTCGTGGCTGTGGCTGCTGATGTCGCTCTGGTAGTGGCGCAGGCTGAACGGGCAGGGGGCGGATAGGGATGACGCGGCACCGGGCCGCGTCATCGAAGAGGGGGGATTATGTGCCATGGGCCACCGTATTACTCGGCGTCGAAATCTTCGATCTCTTTGCCCAGCGCCTCCATGATGGCGCGCGCCTCGGCGGGGACGCTGTCCGGATGATCCTTGCGCAGATCGTCGTCACAGGGCAGCGGTTGACCGGTGAATGCGTGCAGGAAGGCCTCACAGAGCAGCTCGCTGTTGGTCGCATGACGCAGGTTGTTCACCTGGCGACGGGTGCGCTCATCGGTCAACACCTTCAGCACCTTGAGCGGGATCGAGACGGTAATCTTCTTGACCTGTTCGCTCTTCTTGCCGTGCTCCGCATAGGGGCTGACGTAGTCGCCGTTCCACTCTGTACCCATGTTCCACCTGTTCTCGTTTGGCCGTGAGCGCGGATTTTAACCCTTAAGGAATTCAATGGCAATCCAACAGCAAAGCCATTTAGACGTCTAGAAGTGTTGACGGCTTTTTTGAGGTGGCGTAAGGTGGTTCACCATAGGCCAGCAATGGCAGGATAGCCGTGGCAGAGGCACAGCGGCCATCGTCCAGAGACACTTCAAGGAGAGCGGAAATGACCCACAAGGCCACCCTGGCGGTACGTTGTATCGGACATAGAGACAGATCAACTGCACAGTCACAGCGCCAAGGAGAGCATCATGAGTCATAAGGCCACCCTGGCGGTACGCACCGGGATTGAGACAGACACACAGCACGGTGCCGTTGTGCCCCCCATCTACCTCTCCAGCAACTACACCTTTGCCGACTTTGGCGAGCCCCGTCAATACGATTATGCCCGCTCCGGCAACCCGACCCGCACCAATCTGGCGGACGCGCTGGCGGCCCTGGAAGGGGGCGCCGGCGCCGTGGTGACCGGCACCGGCATGGGAGCCGTCCATCTGGTGACCACGGCCCTGCTCAAGGCGGGGGATCTGCTGATCGCCCCCCACGACTGCTACGGCGGTACCTGGCGCCTGTTCGAGTATCTGGCGGCCAAGGGCCACTACAGGGTCCAGTTCGTCGATCAGGGGGATGAAGCCGCGCTCGCCGAGGCCCTGGCGCAGCAACCGGCCCTGGTGTGGGTGGAGACCCCCTCCAACCCGCTGCTGCGGGTGGTGGACGTGGCCGCCATCGCCGCCGCCTCCCATGAGGTGGGTGCCAAGGTGGTGGTGGACAACACCTTCCTCTCCCCGCTGCTGCAACAGCCGCTGGCCCTCGGCGCCGATGTGGTGGTGCACTCCACCACCAAGTACATCAACGGCCACTCCGACGTGGTGGGCGGGGTAGCGATCGCCAAGGAGCAGACGCTGGCCGACTCCCTGGTGTGGTGGGCCAACTGTCTGGGGCTCACCTCCGGCGCCTTCGATTCCTACCTCACCCTGCGTGGCCTGCGCACCCTGGCGCCGCGCCTGCGTGCCCATCAGGAGAACACGGACAGGATCCTGGCCTTCCTGCAACAGCAGCCGCTGGTCAAAAAAATCTATCACCCCAGCCTGCCAAGCCACCCGGGCCACGAGATTGCGCGCCGTCAACAGTCCGGCTTCGGCGCCATGCTAAGTTTTGAACTCGATTGCAACGAGACGGGGCTGCGCGCCTTCCTCGCGGCGCTGCGGCTGTTCTCGGTGGCGGAGTCCCTCGGCGGGGTGGAGAGTCTGGTGGCCCATCCGGCCAGCATGACCCACAGGGCCATGACTCCGGCGGCGCAGCAGGCGGCGGGCATCAGCGCCCAGTTGCTGCGCCTCTCTGTGGGCATAGAACACGGTGAAGACCTGGTGGCCGATCTGGCTCAAGGCTTTGAACAGGCGCAGTTGGCACAACAGGCAGAACAGGTGAAGTAATGGAACAGCAACAACAAGGAGAGAGTGCGGTGACGGCAGAGAGAGCCTTGAAGCGGCGTCATGTGCACAAGTTTGGCGGCAGCAGTCTGGCGGATCCTGTCTGCTATCGCCGGGTCGCCAGCATTCTCGAACAGCAGGCCGAGCAGCAGGGCGGGGGCAGAGAGCTGGTGGTGGTCTCCGCCGCCGGCAAGACCACCAACCGGCTGATCCAGCTGGTGGAGCTGGCCGAGGCGGGTGACGAGGCCGCGGGCGAAGCCATCACTGCCCTGCACGCCTACCAGCAGAGTCTGATCGACGGCCTGCTGGAGGGGGAGTTGCTGCTCGACTTGAGCAAGCAGCTGACCGACGACATGCAGCAGATCGCCAAGACCCTGGAAGGGCAGTTTGATCGCTTCGAGCGCAACGGCCTGCTGGCCTTTGGCGAGGTGTGGTCGGCACGCCTGCTGGCCGCCCTGCTCAGCAGCCGTGGCGACAAGGCCATCTGGCTCGACGCCCGCAGCTTCCTGCGCGCCGAGGATGGCGCCCTGGTCAAGGTGGATGCCGCCATCTCCGGCGAGCTGCTTAAGGCGCGTCTGGCGGAGCACCCCGGCCGCATAGTGGTGACCGGCTTCATCGCCGCCGACATGGAAGGAAGATCTTTGCTGCTCGGCCGCAACGGCTCCGACTACAGCGCCAGCCTCTTGGCCGCCCTGGCGGACGGGGAGTCCACCACCATCTGGAGCGACGTGGCCGGTGTCTACAGCGCGGATCCGCGCCGGGTGAAGGAGGCGCGCCTGCTGGAGCGCCTGAGTCTGGCGGAGGCCAACGAGCTGGCCCGCCTCGGCTCCTCCGTGCTCCATTCCCGTACTTTGCAACCCGTGGCCGACAGCCG from Aeromonas rivipollensis carries:
- the metJ gene encoding met regulon transcriptional regulator MetJ, translated to MGTEWNGDYVSPYAEHGKKSEQVKKITVSIPLKVLKVLTDERTRRQVNNLRHATNSELLCEAFLHAFTGQPLPCDDDLRKDHPDSVPAEARAIMEALGKEIEDFDAE
- the metB gene encoding cystathionine gamma-synthase; its protein translation is MSHKATLAVRTGIETDTQHGAVVPPIYLSSNYTFADFGEPRQYDYARSGNPTRTNLADALAALEGGAGAVVTGTGMGAVHLVTTALLKAGDLLIAPHDCYGGTWRLFEYLAAKGHYRVQFVDQGDEAALAEALAQQPALVWVETPSNPLLRVVDVAAIAAASHEVGAKVVVDNTFLSPLLQQPLALGADVVVHSTTKYINGHSDVVGGVAIAKEQTLADSLVWWANCLGLTSGAFDSYLTLRGLRTLAPRLRAHQENTDRILAFLQQQPLVKKIYHPSLPSHPGHEIARRQQSGFGAMLSFELDCNETGLRAFLAALRLFSVAESLGGVESLVAHPASMTHRAMTPAAQQAAGISAQLLRLSVGIEHGEDLVADLAQGFEQAQLAQQAEQVK